In Halorientalis sp. LT38, a genomic segment contains:
- a CDS encoding COG1361 S-layer family protein — MRGSQLAVLGFVALCLVPASVLGGFVVSGNPELSASLADNRVTPGENTQLSLQVNNRGEIDQGSSSGLESQVTKARGLEVDLQSGDAPVTVETDGRTVGQLPGEQSTELPFEITVADDADPGTYTMEADVEYTYYSQITQTDSGRRVYNERDASKTFDVTLRVEEDARFEIVATESDVQVGDSGTVAVTMENTGTATAHDTSVTTKSSNGDIGFGQSQSATRYVGDWAPGERQTVEYTVTAGADAEQQRYAFSATASYEDDDGVPAESDSLSFGVVPEPETAFSTSDVTSSLRVGEEGTLRGTITNDGEQTARDVVVALTSEHGNLDATDREYSVGTLEPGASDEFAFTLDVSDSAESGPKQFVLAAEYRDSDGDSRTSDDLPVRQDVAPGSDAFRVTVANGTVTNGGSTNLEVQVTNTANETLSAISAKMFADSPIGVSDSEAYVDELEPGETATMTFSVGASGALPKQYPLSLDFEYDDADGDTLLSDRYRLAVDVSERESGGGGFPLTLVGVGVVVVVAVGGYMRFR, encoded by the coding sequence ATGAGAGGGTCACAACTCGCGGTTCTCGGCTTCGTCGCACTGTGTCTGGTCCCGGCGTCGGTCCTCGGCGGCTTCGTCGTGTCCGGCAATCCCGAGCTGTCGGCATCGCTCGCGGACAACCGGGTCACGCCGGGCGAGAACACCCAGCTCTCGCTGCAGGTCAACAACCGCGGCGAGATCGATCAGGGCTCGTCCTCGGGACTCGAGTCCCAGGTCACCAAGGCCCGCGGCCTCGAGGTCGACCTGCAGTCCGGCGACGCGCCCGTGACGGTGGAGACCGACGGGCGGACCGTCGGGCAACTGCCCGGCGAGCAGTCGACCGAACTGCCCTTCGAGATCACCGTCGCCGACGACGCCGATCCGGGCACCTACACGATGGAGGCCGACGTCGAGTACACCTACTACTCGCAGATCACTCAGACCGACTCCGGCCGGCGGGTGTACAACGAACGCGACGCGAGCAAGACCTTCGACGTGACCCTCCGCGTCGAGGAGGACGCCCGCTTCGAGATCGTCGCCACCGAGTCCGACGTGCAGGTCGGCGACAGCGGGACCGTCGCGGTGACCATGGAGAACACGGGGACGGCGACCGCCCACGACACGAGCGTCACCACGAAGTCCTCGAACGGCGACATCGGATTCGGCCAGTCCCAGTCCGCGACGCGGTACGTCGGCGACTGGGCGCCCGGCGAGCGCCAGACCGTCGAGTACACCGTCACCGCCGGCGCCGACGCCGAACAGCAGCGCTACGCCTTCAGCGCGACGGCGAGCTACGAGGACGACGACGGCGTGCCCGCGGAGTCAGACTCCCTCTCCTTCGGCGTCGTTCCGGAGCCCGAGACGGCGTTTTCGACCAGCGACGTCACCTCGTCGCTGCGCGTCGGCGAGGAGGGGACGTTGCGGGGCACGATCACCAACGACGGCGAGCAGACCGCCCGCGACGTGGTCGTGGCCCTCACCAGCGAGCACGGGAACCTCGACGCGACCGACCGCGAGTACTCCGTCGGCACGCTCGAACCCGGCGCCTCGGACGAGTTCGCGTTCACCCTCGACGTGAGCGACAGCGCCGAGAGCGGCCCCAAGCAGTTCGTCCTCGCCGCCGAGTACCGGGATTCCGACGGCGACTCGCGCACGAGCGACGACCTGCCCGTCCGCCAGGACGTGGCCCCCGGCTCGGACGCCTTCCGCGTCACCGTGGCGAACGGCACCGTTACCAACGGCGGGTCGACGAACCTCGAGGTCCAGGTGACGAACACGGCCAACGAGACGCTGTCGGCCATCTCGGCCAAGATGTTCGCCGACAGCCCGATCGGCGTCTCCGACTCAGAGGCCTACGTCGACGAACTCGAACCGGGCGAGACGGCGACGATGACCTTCAGCGTCGGGGCCAGCGGCGCGCTGCCCAAGCAGTACCCGCTGTCGCTCGACTTCGAGTACGACGACGCGGACGGCGACACGCTGCTGTCCGATCGCTACCGCCTCGCCGTCGACGTCTCGGAGCGCGAGAGCGGCGGGGGCGGCTTCCCGCTGACGCTCGTCGGCGTCGGCGTCGTGGTCGTCGTCGCGGTCGGCGGCTACATGCGCTTCCGCTAA
- a CDS encoding TetR/AcrR family transcriptional regulator yields the protein MPKGTDLFESDPDDTRAAIMKATYDALSRHGYADLTIQRIGDEFDKSKSLLYHHYDSKDALLVDFLAFMLERMEGEIPLEEADAADDRLALGFDHVFSDLIGEGREDFNRTMTELRAHSAHDEAFREQFARNDRYFRSRVEDIIQEGIEAGVFREVDTEQVAATILTIIQGAMFQSSTSTEPDLDAVRAELDAYVEARLLAD from the coding sequence ATGCCGAAGGGGACGGACCTGTTCGAGTCGGATCCCGACGACACGCGTGCCGCCATCATGAAGGCCACCTACGACGCGCTCTCGAGACACGGGTACGCGGACCTGACGATCCAGCGTATCGGCGACGAGTTCGACAAGAGCAAGTCCCTGCTGTATCACCACTACGACAGCAAAGACGCGCTGCTGGTCGACTTCCTGGCGTTCATGCTCGAGCGGATGGAGGGCGAGATCCCGCTCGAGGAGGCCGACGCCGCGGACGACCGACTGGCCCTCGGTTTCGACCACGTGTTCTCGGACCTGATAGGCGAGGGCCGCGAGGACTTCAACCGCACCATGACCGAGCTCCGGGCCCATTCCGCCCACGACGAGGCGTTCCGCGAGCAGTTCGCCAGGAACGACCGCTACTTCCGCTCCCGCGTCGAGGACATCATCCAGGAGGGGATCGAAGCGGGCGTCTTCCGCGAGGTCGACACCGAACAGGTCGCGGCGACCATCCTCACGATCATCCAGGGCGCGATGTTCCAGTCGTCGACGTCGACGGAGCCTGACCTCGACGCCGTCCGTGCGGAACTGGACGCGTACGTCGAGGCCCGCCTGCTCGCCGACTAG
- a CDS encoding LVIVD repeat-containing protein: MRRRQFLAASVGTAAIPALARRSRASQASSFEPRGRVPVSGIAEAVVGDDGTTAYAAVTDGFASVDVSDPADPTVLAERRSLLPNVENGPLVEIWDVKVDGDLLAVVGPANGRRNALEAVVFYDVADPADPQRLGVHETGYPIHNCDLADGVAYLTENHGERIGLATVTAGANPERLGGWSLTDVDERWGDVQFALSNLHDVYVQDGLAYLAHWDAGTWVVDVADPADPSLVARVTGPPLPDLLEFGDAAARRQGRRRPGNDHYAAVDESGDLLGIGIEAWGQPGPGGIELWDVSDLESPKPLARIDPPPIPQGENASYTNGVWTTAHNFEFDDDRLYTSWYQGGVKVFDVADPENPEEIAAWRDTDEACFWTARTAADCFVASSVSHPPSLDVTDRLYTFPIPDDSAAQPRTEPGDTSTDGGDTASDETDATPGRTAGTTTGETGTGFGVFAGLAGLGLGAWRAANRDR; encoded by the coding sequence ATGCGCCGCCGCCAGTTCCTCGCCGCGTCGGTCGGGACCGCGGCGATCCCGGCCCTCGCCCGCCGCTCCCGCGCGTCGCAAGCGTCGTCGTTCGAGCCCCGCGGCCGGGTCCCGGTTTCCGGAATCGCCGAGGCCGTCGTCGGCGACGACGGGACCACCGCGTACGCGGCCGTCACCGACGGCTTCGCGTCCGTCGACGTCTCCGATCCGGCCGACCCGACCGTGCTGGCCGAGCGCCGCAGCCTCCTCCCGAACGTGGAGAACGGCCCGCTCGTCGAGATCTGGGACGTCAAGGTCGACGGCGACCTGCTCGCCGTGGTGGGCCCGGCCAACGGCCGGCGGAACGCCCTCGAGGCCGTCGTCTTCTACGACGTGGCCGACCCCGCCGACCCCCAGCGCCTGGGCGTCCACGAGACCGGCTACCCGATCCACAACTGCGACCTCGCGGACGGGGTCGCGTACCTGACCGAGAACCACGGGGAGCGGATCGGGCTCGCGACGGTCACTGCCGGGGCAAACCCCGAGCGACTGGGCGGCTGGTCGCTCACCGACGTCGACGAGCGCTGGGGCGACGTCCAGTTCGCGCTGTCGAACCTCCACGACGTGTACGTCCAGGACGGCCTGGCCTACCTCGCCCACTGGGACGCCGGCACCTGGGTCGTCGACGTGGCCGATCCGGCCGATCCGTCCCTGGTCGCCCGGGTCACCGGTCCACCGCTTCCGGACCTCCTGGAGTTCGGTGACGCCGCCGCGCGGCGCCAGGGCCGCCGTCGACCGGGCAACGACCACTACGCCGCCGTCGACGAGAGTGGCGACCTCCTGGGGATCGGGATCGAAGCCTGGGGCCAGCCGGGGCCCGGCGGGATCGAACTCTGGGACGTCAGCGACCTCGAGAGTCCGAAACCCCTGGCCCGGATCGACCCGCCGCCGATCCCCCAGGGTGAGAACGCGAGCTACACGAACGGCGTCTGGACGACCGCCCACAACTTCGAGTTCGACGACGACCGGCTGTACACCTCCTGGTACCAGGGCGGCGTGAAGGTCTTCGACGTGGCCGATCCCGAGAATCCGGAAGAGATCGCCGCCTGGCGCGACACCGACGAGGCCTGTTTCTGGACCGCGCGCACGGCGGCGGACTGTTTCGTCGCCTCCAGTGTGAGCCATCCCCCCAGTCTGGACGTCACCGACCGCCTCTACACGTTCCCGATCCCAGACGATTCGGCGGCCCAGCCGAGGACGGAGCCCGGCGACACGTCGACTGATGGGGGCGATACCGCGAGCGATGAGACGGACGCGACTCCCGGACGAACGGCCGGGACGACGACCGGCGAGACGGGGACCGGCTTCGGCGTGTTCGCGGGGCTCGCGGGGCTGGGACTGGGTGCGTGGCGAGCCGCGAACCGGGATCGCTGA
- a CDS encoding DUF402 domain-containing protein — translation MNVRVRGIYSTALTAAFAAREDLSVVQASGAIADRFDADFPSRHADGRVETTEDRQGVGLVGTPDLVDAVEPILADAGRDALVWTDPAPRDAVFDGRVTETLGGGAVVDLGPAEGYLPYDNVDDRVEEGDRLRVQVREPAAPWLSDRAVLDTELRVPGALAELVRGGASTRGGGAADVVDLIASDPRDGWGVRWGYAADDAPFDALDDALAARNDRAAALDDALADAPDPGEGAPEKRWAGTPTRWVWFGRESRFALDERRREVVPTMAGHHRIKAGDDRASAAVDFAEAVCGPGSATEGAGERSDADFPFEVVTRQFGPRKGDRVEIGHGKPDGRYISLGRGEVAEYDPDGTVTVSRELSPGGTLDALGEPIEAGDVAVTKFKEGRWWYATVYRDVEDRRKGTYVNVCTPVEVFPDTVRYVDLHVDVVKHGDGRVERVDDDELDAAEAEGDVPAELAEKARSVAGAVENAL, via the coding sequence ATGAACGTCCGCGTCCGCGGGATCTACAGCACCGCCCTGACCGCCGCCTTCGCCGCCCGCGAGGACCTGTCGGTCGTCCAGGCCTCCGGCGCCATCGCCGACCGCTTCGACGCCGACTTCCCCAGCCGACACGCGGACGGGCGCGTCGAGACCACCGAGGACCGGCAGGGCGTCGGCCTCGTCGGGACCCCCGATCTCGTCGACGCAGTCGAACCGATCCTGGCCGACGCGGGCCGGGACGCGCTGGTCTGGACCGATCCCGCGCCGCGCGACGCGGTGTTCGACGGTCGCGTGACCGAGACGCTCGGCGGCGGCGCGGTGGTGGACCTGGGCCCCGCCGAGGGGTATCTCCCGTACGACAACGTCGACGACCGCGTCGAAGAGGGTGACCGGTTGCGGGTGCAGGTCCGGGAACCCGCCGCGCCGTGGCTCTCCGACCGGGCGGTGCTGGACACCGAACTGCGCGTTCCCGGCGCCCTGGCCGAACTCGTCCGCGGCGGGGCCTCGACCCGCGGCGGCGGTGCGGCGGACGTGGTGGACCTCATCGCCAGCGACCCCCGCGACGGCTGGGGGGTCCGCTGGGGCTACGCCGCCGACGACGCCCCCTTCGACGCGCTGGACGATGCGCTGGCCGCCCGCAACGACCGGGCCGCGGCGCTGGACGACGCGCTCGCCGACGCTCCCGATCCCGGTGAGGGCGCGCCGGAGAAACGCTGGGCCGGGACGCCGACCCGGTGGGTCTGGTTCGGCCGCGAGTCACGGTTCGCCCTGGACGAGCGTCGTCGCGAGGTCGTCCCGACGATGGCCGGCCACCACCGGATCAAGGCCGGCGACGACCGCGCGAGCGCCGCGGTCGACTTCGCTGAGGCCGTCTGTGGCCCCGGGAGCGCCACCGAGGGGGCCGGCGAACGCAGCGATGCCGACTTCCCATTCGAGGTCGTCACCCGCCAGTTCGGCCCCCGGAAGGGCGACCGCGTCGAGATCGGCCACGGCAAGCCCGACGGCCGGTACATCAGTTTAGGACGGGGCGAGGTGGCCGAGTACGACCCCGACGGGACGGTCACGGTCTCCCGGGAGCTCTCGCCCGGCGGCACCCTCGACGCCCTCGGCGAGCCGATCGAGGCCGGCGACGTGGCGGTCACGAAGTTCAAGGAGGGCCGCTGGTGGTACGCGACGGTCTACCGCGACGTCGAGGACCGGCGGAAGGGGACCTACGTCAACGTCTGCACGCCCGTCGAGGTGTTCCCCGACACCGTGCGGTACGTCGACCTCCACGTCGACGTCGTCAAACACGGCGACGGCCGCGTCGAACGGGTCGACGACGACGAACTCGACGCCGCCGAGGCGGAGGGGGACGTCCCCGCGGAACTGGCCGAGAAAGCCCGCAGCGTCGCCGGCGCGGTCGAGAACGCGCTCTAG
- a CDS encoding DUF7532 family protein: MHFDQRTQRALREAGLSTDEIDAVSSAVVDATADAADALEDFFDGLDVVYSDMDLAHSTGDVAEHDVEYLDLYTHADDLRGYLRFSEWGVYVEDGRVLSETTVELTLGPTVHDRVRFATDTDAL; the protein is encoded by the coding sequence ATGCACTTCGATCAGCGCACACAGCGCGCGCTCCGCGAGGCCGGCCTCTCGACCGACGAGATCGACGCCGTCTCGTCGGCCGTCGTCGACGCCACCGCCGACGCCGCCGACGCCCTCGAGGACTTCTTCGACGGACTGGACGTCGTCTACTCCGACATGGACCTGGCCCACAGCACCGGCGACGTCGCCGAGCACGACGTCGAGTACCTGGATCTGTACACCCACGCCGACGACCTGCGGGGCTACCTCCGCTTTTCCGAGTGGGGCGTCTACGTCGAGGACGGCCGCGTCCTCTCCGAGACGACCGTGGAACTGACCCTCGGGCCGACCGTCCACGACCGCGTGCGGTTCGCCACCGACACCGACGCGCTATGA
- a CDS encoding preprotein translocase subunit Sec61beta, with amino-acid sequence MSSNDGGGLMSSAGLVRYFDAEDSNAIRIDPKTVVAFGAFFGVFVQILNLIL; translated from the coding sequence ATGAGCAGTAACGACGGTGGGGGGCTGATGTCGAGTGCGGGCCTGGTCCGCTACTTCGACGCCGAGGACAGCAACGCGATCCGGATCGACCCGAAGACGGTCGTCGCCTTCGGCGCCTTCTTCGGCGTGTTCGTGCAGATCCTGAACCTGATTCTTTAG
- a CDS encoding esterase/lipase family protein — MTDETTHDEERIAGLNRRTVLKATSAAAVGATGIAAATGTATAEEAEEEFLGNCLGDLPQAPDDAPIVDLTGDDPATSGEIPSGEDEVLFYVHGWLEDASGGGENQGQALANALEANGYDAPVVSVLWESNTLNWWGGKDAAEAAGRDLADFLDDYASDNPDTTIRVVGHSLGGRASYAMLEGLDGSIASVSAIGAANDPDTVCEDGEWGDGIADSADAVYNFHSENDDIVCSAYKLLEMTEAVGCSGSDCGGWFSDGSPPETYADVDVSDAVVNHCDYFRPDRGCVPQIVDRFDDDADAADEEEDEDDGWW; from the coding sequence ATGACAGACGAGACCACCCACGACGAGGAGCGAATAGCGGGACTGAACCGACGAACCGTACTGAAAGCGACCTCGGCCGCGGCGGTCGGGGCGACGGGGATCGCAGCGGCGACGGGGACGGCGACGGCGGAGGAGGCCGAGGAGGAGTTCCTGGGGAACTGCCTCGGCGATCTCCCGCAGGCGCCCGACGACGCACCGATCGTCGATCTGACGGGCGACGACCCGGCGACCAGCGGCGAGATCCCGTCGGGCGAGGACGAGGTGCTGTTCTACGTCCACGGCTGGCTGGAGGACGCCTCCGGCGGCGGCGAGAACCAGGGCCAGGCGCTGGCGAACGCCCTGGAGGCCAACGGCTACGACGCGCCGGTCGTCTCGGTGCTCTGGGAGTCGAACACCCTGAACTGGTGGGGTGGAAAGGACGCCGCCGAGGCCGCCGGCCGGGACCTGGCGGACTTCCTCGACGACTACGCGAGCGACAACCCGGACACGACTATCAGGGTCGTCGGCCACTCGCTGGGCGGGCGGGCGTCCTACGCGATGCTCGAAGGCCTCGACGGATCGATCGCGTCGGTCTCGGCGATCGGGGCCGCGAACGACCCCGACACCGTCTGCGAGGACGGCGAGTGGGGCGACGGCATCGCCGACTCGGCCGACGCCGTCTACAACTTCCACTCGGAAAACGACGACATCGTGTGTTCGGCATACAAACTGCTCGAGATGACCGAAGCCGTCGGCTGTAGCGGATCGGACTGTGGCGGCTGGTTCTCGGACGGCTCGCCGCCCGAGACCTACGCCGACGTGGACGTCAGCGACGCGGTCGTCAACCACTGCGATTACTTCCGGCCGGACCGCGGCTGCGTCCCGCAGATCGTCGACCGGTTCGACGACGACGCGGACGCGGCGGACGAGGAGGAAGACGAAGACGACGGCTGGTGGTAA
- a CDS encoding helix-turn-helix domain-containing protein: protein MRYVTYALTPERGYFDPGEVVFREHGVELRSIQDLSLLGDGSAVMLYEVDATREAIDESLADAGSKVIDYGVADAEDNRMLQVHYHPSDLIRNLMELHDSFATHLDFPLEFVDPATSSLRVSVIGAKDQLQAQIAATREEIDVTIERIGDYEPATDREFAGLTERQREVLLVAVEKGYYESPREATYEDIAAELDCSASAVGKHLRRIESELVDATVSDREMQQFRASILQ, encoded by the coding sequence GTGAGGTACGTTACCTACGCGCTGACGCCGGAGCGGGGGTACTTCGATCCGGGGGAGGTCGTGTTCCGGGAGCACGGCGTCGAGCTCCGGTCGATCCAGGACCTGAGCCTGCTGGGGGACGGCTCGGCGGTCATGCTCTACGAGGTCGACGCGACCCGGGAGGCGATCGACGAGAGCCTCGCCGACGCCGGCTCGAAAGTGATCGACTACGGGGTCGCGGACGCGGAGGACAACCGCATGCTCCAGGTCCACTACCACCCGAGCGATCTCATCCGGAACCTGATGGAACTGCACGACAGCTTCGCGACCCATCTCGACTTCCCGCTGGAGTTCGTCGACCCCGCGACGTCGAGCCTCCGGGTGTCCGTCATCGGCGCGAAGGACCAGCTCCAGGCCCAGATCGCCGCGACGCGCGAGGAGATCGACGTCACCATCGAACGCATCGGCGACTACGAACCGGCGACCGACCGGGAGTTCGCCGGCCTCACCGAGCGCCAGCGCGAGGTGTTGCTCGTCGCCGTCGAGAAAGGCTACTACGAGTCGCCGCGCGAGGCGACCTACGAGGACATCGCCGCCGAACTCGACTGCTCGGCCAGCGCGGTCGGCAAACACCTCCGGCGCATCGAGAGCGAACTCGTCGACGCCACGGTTTCGGACCGCGAGATGCAGCAGTTCCGCGCCTCGATCCTCCAGTAA
- a CDS encoding helix-turn-helix domain-containing protein: protein MRYASYVISPHRGYLDRGEEVYREHGVVLRTIEDVSVLTDGSFVMLYEVSATEAAIDRSMETAGERVIGYDTAGTDESRRLQVHYHPSELITTLFDLHRSYATHLEYPLEFTRTDVSSLRISLLGPESELQDQIAATREAIDVTIERVSSYDPASSRQFGALTERQREVLATAVRKGYYDVPRQVTYEDIAADLDCSAGAVGQHLRRVESELVTGVVPEDGGGIGADGDD from the coding sequence ATGCGGTACGCGTCCTACGTCATCAGTCCACACAGGGGGTACCTGGACAGGGGGGAGGAGGTCTACCGGGAACACGGGGTCGTGCTCCGGACCATCGAGGACGTCAGCGTCCTCACGGACGGCTCGTTCGTCATGCTCTACGAGGTGTCTGCCACCGAGGCGGCGATCGACCGGAGCATGGAGACGGCCGGTGAGCGGGTGATCGGCTACGACACCGCCGGGACCGACGAGTCGCGTCGGCTCCAGGTCCACTACCATCCCAGCGAGTTGATCACCACGCTCTTCGACCTGCATCGTTCCTACGCGACCCACCTCGAGTATCCGCTCGAGTTCACGCGCACGGACGTCTCCAGTCTCCGGATCTCCCTGCTGGGTCCCGAGTCCGAACTCCAGGACCAGATCGCGGCCACGCGCGAGGCCATCGACGTGACCATCGAACGGGTCAGTAGCTACGACCCGGCGAGCAGCCGCCAGTTCGGTGCGCTCACCGAACGCCAGCGCGAGGTGCTCGCGACCGCCGTCAGGAAGGGATACTACGACGTGCCCCGGCAGGTGACCTACGAGGACATCGCGGCCGACCTCGACTGTTCGGCGGGCGCCGTCGGCCAGCACCTCCGGCGCGTCGAGAGCGAACTCGTCACCGGCGTCGTCCCCGAGGACGGGGGCGGGATCGGGGCCGACGGCGACGACTGA
- a CDS encoding thioredoxin family protein — protein sequence MTVTLKDFYADWCGPCKTQDPILDELETEWEGVEFEKVNVDEEQDVANEYQVRSLPTLVVENDDGIVDRFVGVTQADDIEAALEEASA from the coding sequence ATGACAGTCACGCTCAAGGACTTCTACGCGGACTGGTGTGGTCCGTGTAAAACCCAGGACCCCATCCTGGACGAACTGGAGACGGAGTGGGAGGGAGTCGAGTTCGAGAAGGTCAACGTCGACGAGGAGCAGGACGTGGCCAACGAGTACCAGGTCCGCTCGTTGCCGACCCTGGTCGTCGAGAACGACGACGGCATCGTCGACCGGTTCGTCGGCGTCACGCAGGCCGACGACATCGAGGCGGCCCTCGAAGAAGCGAGCGCGTAA
- a CDS encoding archaemetzincin family Zn-dependent metalloprotease — protein sequence MHVDIVPVGDVAAPVKREASAGLRTVYDCEVTVHDAQPVPDGSYDANRDQFRAEEFIELASHVGSGEKNIAITPKDLFYRRRNYVFGLAYLDGNGSVISTYRLQTSSDGGFSNRSAGDIFSDRVRKEVVHEIGHTLGLEHCDNKRCVMNFSPTVREVDVKEENLCGTCQRQVL from the coding sequence ATGCACGTCGACATCGTGCCGGTCGGCGACGTGGCTGCCCCCGTCAAGCGGGAAGCCTCCGCCGGGTTGCGGACCGTCTACGACTGCGAGGTCACGGTCCACGACGCCCAGCCGGTCCCCGACGGTTCCTACGACGCCAATCGCGATCAGTTTCGCGCCGAGGAGTTCATCGAACTCGCGAGTCACGTCGGCTCGGGGGAGAAGAACATCGCGATCACCCCCAAGGACCTGTTCTATCGGCGGCGCAACTACGTCTTCGGGCTCGCCTACCTCGACGGCAACGGCAGCGTCATCTCGACCTACCGGCTCCAGACCTCCTCAGACGGCGGCTTCTCCAACCGCTCCGCGGGCGACATCTTCTCCGATCGGGTCCGCAAGGAGGTCGTCCACGAGATCGGCCACACCCTCGGCCTGGAACACTGCGACAACAAACGCTGCGTCATGAACTTCTCGCCGACCGTCCGCGAGGTCGACGTCAAAGAGGAGAACCTCTGTGGCACCTGTCAGCGGCAGGTCCTGTAG
- a CDS encoding UPF0146 family protein, with product MSDARHAALVDRLAGYEVLVEVGVGERPAVAAALADRGRTVTATDISERSVPASVGFVLDDVTDPECAVYADAEAVYALNLPPELHRPLGEVARSVGADCLFTTLGGDPPIIPVSRESLSGTGETLFVAEAGPG from the coding sequence GTGTCCGACGCTCGTCACGCCGCTCTCGTCGACAGGTTAGCGGGCTACGAGGTTCTCGTGGAGGTGGGGGTCGGCGAACGCCCCGCCGTCGCGGCCGCGCTGGCCGATCGGGGCCGCACCGTGACCGCCACCGACATCTCCGAGCGCTCCGTGCCCGCGAGCGTCGGGTTCGTCCTCGACGACGTGACCGATCCAGAGTGTGCGGTCTACGCCGACGCCGAGGCCGTCTACGCCCTGAACCTGCCGCCCGAACTCCACCGCCCGCTCGGAGAGGTCGCCCGCTCGGTCGGCGCGGACTGTCTGTTCACCACGCTCGGCGGCGATCCCCCGATAATCCCGGTCTCTCGTGAATCCCTGAGCGGCACCGGCGAGACGCTGTTCGTCGCCGAAGCGGGCCCCGGCTGA
- a CDS encoding TIGR01548 family HAD-type hydrolase gives MQVDAVVLDVDGVLVDVADSYRRAIVESIEHVYGDTVDRAAIQQFKDAGGFNNDWELTYAAALYVLATQYGLDRDVEGFTDMIEATGGGLDAAETVVVNAVGPAERERIYEAWDTDRLRDVFQQLYLGSDLYRELEGGEPDMDTAGFINDEPKLVDPETLSRLRKRFDVGVLTGRPAAEADIALDRVGLDLPDEHRFTMDDWEEGKPHPRALTTLAERFGADAVAFAGDTLDDVRTAVNAAEADPDRSYYGVGVLTGGLTGESGREKYDRAGADLILDSINNLPRHLED, from the coding sequence ATGCAGGTTGACGCGGTCGTGCTCGACGTCGACGGCGTGCTCGTCGACGTCGCGGACTCCTACCGCCGAGCCATCGTCGAGTCTATCGAACACGTCTACGGGGACACGGTCGACCGGGCGGCGATCCAGCAGTTCAAGGACGCGGGCGGGTTCAACAACGACTGGGAGCTGACGTACGCGGCCGCGCTGTACGTGCTGGCCACCCAGTACGGCCTCGACCGCGACGTCGAGGGGTTCACGGACATGATCGAGGCGACCGGCGGCGGCCTCGACGCCGCGGAGACGGTCGTCGTCAACGCCGTCGGCCCGGCCGAGCGCGAACGCATCTACGAGGCCTGGGACACCGACCGCCTGCGCGACGTCTTCCAGCAGCTCTACCTCGGGAGCGACCTGTACCGCGAACTCGAAGGTGGCGAGCCCGACATGGACACCGCGGGCTTCATCAACGACGAACCGAAGCTGGTCGACCCCGAGACGCTCTCGCGGCTCCGGAAGCGCTTCGACGTGGGCGTCCTGACCGGCCGGCCGGCCGCCGAGGCCGACATCGCCCTGGACCGCGTGGGTCTGGACCTCCCCGACGAGCACCGCTTCACGATGGACGACTGGGAGGAGGGCAAACCCCACCCGCGGGCGCTGACGACGCTCGCCGAGCGGTTCGGGGCCGACGCCGTCGCCTTCGCCGGCGACACCCTCGACGACGTCCGCACTGCCGTCAACGCCGCCGAGGCCGACCCCGACCGGTCCTACTACGGCGTCGGCGTGCTCACCGGTGGACTCACGGGAGAGTCGGGCCGGGAGAAGTACGACCGGGCGGGAGCCGACCTGATCCTCGACTCGATCAACAACCTGCCGCGGCACCTGGAAGACTGA